One Verrucomicrobiota bacterium genomic window carries:
- a CDS encoding outer membrane lipoprotein carrier protein LolA has product MIPPSNSFKRKNPAFRIPQSAFRNPHSLGLAFGLLALILPLALLAANDDARLDNWIAAQTNMNTWKAELIQTRSLKTMTQPLMATGRVWVARPNQFRFELGQPPQIIALRLPDQMLLIYPKLKRVEKYPLDTQKAGPWKDVLTLIEAGFPKSRADVDKHFKILSMVPTNDLMCLTMQPTSATMRRMLPEIKTTIRTNDSALTATEIKSADGSSMRNDFFNAEINSVFPPDIFKAPIEPGFTIVEPAGPQK; this is encoded by the coding sequence ATGATTCCCCCTTCCAATTCATTTAAACGCAAGAACCCGGCGTTCCGTATTCCGCAATCCGCATTCCGCAATCCGCATTCGTTGGGCTTGGCTTTCGGCCTGCTCGCCCTAATCCTGCCACTGGCACTTCTCGCCGCCAACGACGATGCCCGGCTGGATAACTGGATTGCCGCGCAGACCAACATGAACACTTGGAAGGCGGAATTGATCCAGACCCGCTCCCTCAAAACCATGACGCAGCCGCTGATGGCCACCGGGCGGGTTTGGGTGGCGCGGCCCAACCAGTTCCGCTTTGAACTTGGCCAGCCGCCGCAAATCATTGCCCTGCGCCTGCCCGATCAGATGCTGTTAATTTATCCCAAGCTGAAGCGCGTGGAAAAATATCCGCTCGACACACAGAAAGCGGGCCCGTGGAAGGATGTCTTGACGCTCATCGAAGCGGGCTTTCCCAAAAGCCGGGCGGATGTGGACAAGCATTTCAAAATTCTATCCATGGTCCCGACCAACGACCTGATGTGCCTGACGATGCAGCCCACCAGCGCGACCATGCGCCGGATGCTCCCGGAAATCAAGACCACCATCCGCACGAACGACAGCGCGTTAACCGCCACCGAAATCAAATCCGCGGATGGTTCCTCCATGCGCAATGATTTCTTTAACGCCGAAATAAACAGTGTGTTCCCGCCCGATATATTCAAGGCCCCCATCGAGCCAGGTTTTACCATCGTCGAACCCGCCGGACCGCAGAAATAG